A window of Rhipicephalus microplus isolate Deutch F79 chromosome X, USDA_Rmic, whole genome shotgun sequence genomic DNA:
CGGCCAACTAATTACATTTTGAACAATGCCTGCTTTTACTGCACTGCTTAATACAACTTTTTTAGAAACATTATCTGACAAATAAACACCTACTTATACTCCGATTAACCTTCACGGTTGTCGAGGGAGTTGAAGGCTTAGAGGCACGTGTACTGTGAGGTATCAGTGCACGTTATTGAACAACATCCTCTGGGATGGCAATATTTTTGTTCTGGTTCCCAGAAGAGTGAACAAGCCACCTGACATTTTTTTCTCGTGCCCGTAGAGCCACCAATCAGCACGCCCAACTGCCCGCGCCTGTACGGCATCTTCCCGGACAACCACAACTGCCGCGTGTTCTTCTCGTGCTGGAATGGCGAGAGCTCACGCTACGAGTGCCCGCCGGGGCTGGCCTACGACAACGACcagcgtgtgtgcgtgtgggccGACCTGGTGGACCGCTGCGACCAGCGTGAGGTCGCCGAAGGGTTCGTGTGCCCGGACCCCGCCGAGGTGGATCAGCCAGGAGTGTTCACTCGCCACGCGCACCCGACCGACTGCCGCAAGTTCTACGTGTGCATCGAGGGACAGGCCAGGCCGTACGGCTGCAGCCTCGGCACCGTCTTCAACGTCGACTCGCTTCAGTGCGATGACCCCGAGAATGTTCAGGGATGGTGAGTACACACACTGCTGAAAGGCCACTCCCTAGATGACGTGCAGGCATGTTCTTTCGTCTTGATTACAGGGGACCTGCAAAACTTTGCCAAGTAACCATCAAATTGTTTCAATAATGCAGTTTATTGTCTCACTAATCAATCGCCGCATTAATTTTTAGCCTTCCGTCAAGTAAGAGCGCAACTATAGTGAATTGCCGCACGCTTTAATTGATTTCTCTCTTCAATCGTCCTAACCTGCTCAACGCTAAGCAGGGACATGAGGCACGGCGGAAAGAAGTTTCATCACACGCGTTCCagggctttctttttctttgaacgTGCGGTTTACCTTCGATGAGACCGCGAGCGCGCACGGGTCAGCCGCCCGCGGAAACGTGCATAGTTACCTTGGCGGGTGGGGTAACTAAGCAACCCTTGATGCTCATATCAGCCATTGGCCGGAAATTGGGCTTCACGGCGTCGTCTTTTCTTGCCGGGTAAATTGTCACACGTGTCCTAGGAGTGAAACAAAAGATTAAGAagtgttttttttgctgtttggTCGGCACTGTTAGACAACTACGCTGTTGAGAAGGGTTTTATTGCTTCTAAAGTGTTTATACACTTCATTAAGTGCGAAGAACTGTAGGGGAGCAGGATGTCGTATTCTGCCGCCACCGCTTAGCGTAACGACAGATGAAATAACGATCTCTAGCGCACGCTCGCACCTCAGAAAAGGCATGTTCCTTTTATTTTTCGAGCCCCTTTAATGAAAACCAcgtataaaaaaattaaaaatagtgGAACGAAGCGAGGAATTATTGCTAGAGAAAGGAAGTCGAAACACTGAGTGAGTAGCAGCGTACGTACGATTTATTTCTTTGGGCCTAACATTTCGATGTGAATTGACGTCTGTTTGTGAGTTGAGTAGTTGTCGTGTGGCTTACCAAGCACGCCGAGAACACTGGTGAGGGAAGCGTGCGTCATGGGCTGACGTACCGGCGACACTCACTCTATATGAGCGAAGACGGCAGCTTACTCTCCATGAAGAGCACTCTAGTGTGCGATGCTGTGCAAATAAGTAGCGTACGTTGGCGTACTACGCTTAGAGTGTAGCTTGCGGATCGATAGGGGTGAATATTTGTTACAAAAGTGATATAATATCAAATATTCAAAACTCCAATTATAATGGGCACTTTCTGACATGACTGTTGTATAACGTCTTCTTCCAAGTATTTTTGAAGCACTGGTATCGCTCAGAGGAATAGTACTTGACTACCATGAATAATGAATGCCTATGTTCAACTGTAGCTTCGTCTGCACTTTTGTTTATTATTGTTTCGAATAATGATATCAATGGATGATATATCCCCATCAGGATATATCATCCATCGGCAACGCCGCCGACGCAGGCATGAATTTTTGTGTTACACGGATTCCTTCAAGCATTTTCATTAAGATTTTGAAAGCTTGAGTTCCTACAGTTTCCTCATCACCTTTGGCGCATATTTCTATACGAAGGGAGGTGGCATAACAGGTCTATGTGAAAAACATGACTAGTTGCAAGGACGTAATGACATGTATGCGACAGCGAAGTCATGTTATTCATGTCAAGACAGGTGAATCGCGTTCCTAATACACTCAAGTCCTCCTGTGCCAATTTAACGATATGGAGAGGTTCTTCTTTAGTAAACATAGTTTTTATTAATGATTCTGTGATACTTACGCCTATGTCGTCATCGCAAACGAGATTTACTCCAAGGCGGAAAAACCTCGCTACACCTCATGTAGCACTAgaagcagtatttatttatttatttatttatttatttatttatttattagaataccctcagggcccgtagggcattacagagggggtgggtacaacatatataacacacaagaaaaaaagacaaaataaagaaacaagtatcagatgcgcaaatcaggaaggcaacataagtcaactaaaaatgtataagaattcaagcacatacaagacaaagatagataatggaaactgcgtatagttacaagcattgctgagaaattgcagtcttgaataacaaagggtctgttattgatacaacggaagagggaaggtggttccaatcggcggctgtttacggcaagaaggctgctgaaaagaatttggtgcggcaaaacggaatggcaaccttatgctgatgatcaatgcgcgatgagtggtatgacggttgtgaaatgaggtctcgcttcattgatggattgtgaaaaaatatcttatgaaaaaaatgcagtcgcgccagtttcctccgtaCAGTTAAATTGGGTATTTAACGAAAACCGGTTGCTTCACTTTTAATTATTATCGAACAATTTGAAATTCTGCCAAGAGAATTTTTTGTCTGACGTAACACAGCTTCCGGGCTTCCTACGCGCCCCCGTTTGTTTATTCTGGAGTGTTAGCTTGAGTTTGAAGGTTTGATTCCTAAATACTTATTTTTGAGGTTTAAAAATTGGTTAAGCCATGTTTTGTCACGTTCAACAACATGAACAAGCAACCTCTAGGTATTAGTTTTAAAGTAAATAATAGGTTTGTGTTAAATACTGCTTTCAATACAACTTCATGTGCGGCAGAGTTTTACTGCGTCGGCGTTAACTTTGTCTGCAAAGAAGACAAGGGCGTTACTGCCATagaatttttatgaaaaaaaatatgtattagttactttaaaaacaaaacaaacagaatTTGAAACAAAATATATGGTTACGAGAGCGCAAAACTTTAGGCGGTTACATCGATGTATTCACGCAAACGGTCAAAGGGCAGCTGGTTTGTTAAGAAATGCTAAATAACTGAAATGCCTATTACTAAGTTACTTGCTCACTTAGCAAGTCACTCTTGATGAGATAAGTGAGGAACGCAGACACTGCTGAATAAAACCTTCATTGCATGTGCGTTATTGAATGCTGCAGGTGAAATCTGTGTTTTCCCCCTAGATGTATGTGCATTCTTTATTGGGAATGAGACCCACGACTAGGGCACACCGTGCCAAATTCAATGCTGTGGTAGGAAAATCGAATTGTAAATTTTAATGCCAGTAAGGTGTGCACGTAGGAGACAGGTGGTCCCTGGAAACAGCTCCGTCACCGTTCCTCGATACTTAAACTCAGTCATTTTATTCTGTCAAATGCCTTATCTCTGCTCTCACCACGTTGATGGTCTTCCACATTTAAATGTATATGATTGATTTGCAAGTCGCTCATTGTATAGAAGCTTCTTTCTCTATTCCTCTACTTCCTAAGGTGAGAGAGACTTATTACAAATTGGCTACTGTTCTCTAAATGCGTGCAAGTGGAAACTCCTAGATTAATAAAAAACTATTTCTATATATTTACAAAACGGGTAGGTATTAAAGCTCGTGAAATCGGAACTTTCAAGTCTTGCGGAACCTAATTAGAGTCCAGATTTACTGATTTGTGTATCCTATGAGCCCGGAAATCTAAAATTTGTCGAATTAGAACAAAACACCTCCTACCTTGCTGGCAGCCTTCCAGTGTGCGGCGAAAGTTGCAGATGAAATTTTCACAGCATCTCACCATGCTCATCAATACAACTTGTCTCAACCAAATGGTCACTTTCGCAGGCGTGACATGATGCCAAGTGAAGTGGCTGTTCGTGACCATATATTGTGGATGTTTTTTTCAGAGCTCACTCTGTTATCATGCCTCACTTGAATAACGTTATCTGAGTGTTATCTCATATAACGTTATCTGAATGAATAACGTTATCTGAGAGGGCAACATCTCGAACGCTGTAACGAAAGCTGATTTGCAGTTTTGTTCGCAATAGGTAAGTAAAAAAaggcgcaaaggaaaaaaaaacgccaggcatgTGCGGAAGGGgtcgcacagtcacagcgaaagcaagaaTGGCGGCCTTTCAGAGGCGTTTATGACCcctatttgggtaactgctataAGCATACTTGCTGGGTACCCTCTACTTCATTATTAttcataatttctgggtagtaggccagcattcacaatgctatttttgtcattttccGTAGAAGCCTTGTATTCACTGAACacatgcaaggaattttgtgccaattgttcatgcagtggctgacgacgatgatgaattattcctgaagtgggtatgcggcaCATTTAATAGGTGTTCAAGAACACGCTATTGTAATGGGTtgtagcattggacgacccattcgctacgccattcgcattgtgtgacaccgaGTTGTTCCTTTGTTGTTTTGaagcgctttattactcataataccatcattcctttcccgacatcgagcCTGCTTAAGGCATGTTTGCGAAGAAGTCCCAAGCAGCAGCGTAGCTCTGTGGTGGTATTTTGCGCTGGCACGTCGCGTGCCCGGGTTCGAGCCCTCACTGTGTCCTTGGTCTTTTTAATATTTCATGCGATAGTGGGtgcggacaccggtggtggcggtggcggccaCAACTACGCCGCCGctcgtgacccgtgttgtgatattacaacagctttcactgtaaaaaaaaaatgctcgcgTGATCAAACTCCTCTAATGAAGCTTTCCACAGCAAGCGACAATTACATTCTAGTTCCATCTATCATTTCGACACATAAGCGTGTCCCCTTGGTAAATTGTGCATCAGATTGGTAACGTGCCCTGCTTATTCGAAGTTTTCGCTCATCATAAAGCGTGGTGTTTGAGGGCGTGAAAAAAATGGGGCAAACTTTTATCTTGCTGAATTAGCGAAAGAGTGCTTTATGCGAGCAGATCATATCTGGGAACGACCTGCTTCAATTCCGACCCGGCGCGTGAGTTTAAAAACTATGTCAAAGAGGGTCAGGATGCACTACATGCACGAGAGTGTCTAGAGCGTGGCCTTGTTGACGTAGCCCATCGTTTACGCAATGGGCgctcttcaaagaaaaaaaaaagagtgccgaTGCAGCAATGAGCACGGGGAGAAAGTCGGGAGCGAGGCTTAGCGACTCAGATCGCATGCTTGGCGCGCAACCGGCCGAATACATTTCCTCGGCGTGTTCTTGGAAAAAGGCATTCCCTCGCCTCGTAGAGCTGGTCTAATTCCAGCGGCCGCTATCTCAGGCGGCATAGACGAGCCGAACCCGTTACGCAGTTACGTCATGCCGTATCAGAAACACTTGTCTGACGGGTTGTTCTGCGTCTGGTTTCTCTTTTCATTTACTGCCTAACTTTTCCCGTCAGCGCCTTCATAAACGCACAGCGGAGACGTGGCTTCTTAAAGGCGCCCGGTTTAGTCTTCGTTGGTCATGCGTACAGAGCACCGCGCTTGCGAAGCCTGTAAAATAGTGCGCTTTTTGTTGCTACAACTTCATATGATATATTTTCTGGGGTTCTACATTCTGTAATCGCGATCTGGTTTTCAGAAACGCTGCAGTAGAAGGCAGCGAAAATCCAGGTACACGGGCCTCTGTCGAAATGCGGCTGGCGCCGTCGCAAGTTGATCCCGTGGCCCTCGCGCCAGAGTTTCATAACCGCTAAGACGCCGCTATGGGTTTTGTTGCTTCTAGCAACTCACTTACCTAATGTGTGTGCAAATCGAGCAGAACGCTTGAGCTTACGACGAAGCTAGGAAAACGTACTCTGGCGCGCCGACTTGAGCATTTCAATGTCTATTCACCACTCAGGTGATAGGAATGCaaggttttttttgtttctccagTACATTGACAGGGCATAAAATATGACAGCATAATTCTTAAGCAAACTTTTAGATGCTGGCCAGCTAAAGCATGAATACTGCAGTGTTTTCTTGTCTCGGGTTCTCTGAATTGCAATAGAATACTAGACTAGGTCAAACGTTTCTATATGCACTTTCCTCCTGcagaccaatcgccttagccagctgcgtcggaaaagtaatagaaagaatggtactgtcaagattagagtggcttctagagagcaatCACTCCTtccctgcatttatgaacggcttcagaagagcccgatctgccattgatggtgtggccGACTTGAtgaccagcgttgaagaggaaagaagctgacgcattgattgattgatttgtggggtttaacgtcccaaaacaaccatttgattatgagagacgccgtagtggagggctccggaaattttgaccacctggggttctttaacgtgcacccaaatctgagcacatgggcctacaacatttccgcctccatcggaagtgcaaccgccgcagccgggaatcgaacccgcgatctacgggtcagcagccgaagagcttagccactagaccaccgcggcggggtgaaagaagccgacgcagactagtggcggcggtcttcttagacattaagggtgcctacgataatcTGCTGCATCATGcaatccttgacgcactggaagattttgaCATCGGTGGGCGATTGTATGCTTGGAtgtttagctaccttagggacggcatcatttacatgacgacaaataacggagacaccgatcgatataaggttcattgtggtgttccccaaggaggagttctcagcccgatcctattcaatgtcacaatgatcggcctagcagcagaacttcccagcacggtgaagatcagtgcatacgctgatgatgtatgcatatgggcatccagAACTACTCATCCGCAAttacgagctcgactacagcgtgcagtgacgatcacatacaaatatctacgacgtcaggggctcactctttcaatgtACAAATGCGCAGtgttgcgttcacgcgcaagcatatgtcgaaatacccgatatttattgaTGGggcagcgatacctgctgtaacgcaccacaagttccttggggttgtcgtacacagagatctatcgtggacgaggcatgtcgcagtacttaaatctaaattgcagagctttgctctcgttcttcgtcgcgtagcaggagcaagatggggcccgtcagaatcatcgctacttcaattctACAAAGCTCTATTTGTGGGacacattcgatacagcatgccggttcTCTCCAAAATTAGACCTTGTTGTGTGAAGACGTTaaagagtgttcaagctcaatgcttacgaagatgcttgggtctaccacgctgtgcttcaacaaatgggacaatcgcagaggttcgggcttgtcccatcagtgtatacattctctgcgagccacttagagttcacctccgatatctgagcagacacagacagcacccactgtcagttctacccgccactcacccagattgcagtttctcaagagtaatatcgcggctTGAAAATATTATACtatcaaggttttctccgccaaatgcccctgcactgcctccatgggtcctgcctaaaccacctgtttcttTTCAGATACCTGGAatcacgaagaagtcgctcatttcttctgttggcctcagacaactgaccctatatcccatttatacaacgtacagtgattctctgcacgtgtacaccgacggatccaccacgctaaacacctccgccgcagcctttgtcatccaagacatggatatcgctccaCGATTCAAaatggaccataaaaccacatcaactgctgcagagcttgtcgctatccgggaggcaataaggtttatttccgtaaagcgacctcgagcctggacgattttttgtgatgccaaacccgctttgcaaaccattaattgtaTCCTGAAGCAAGgcccgtattacagcttggcaatagaaatcacagaacttattcaggtcgCTTCAACAAATGGtgatcttataactttccagtggattactgctcattgcggcgtgataggaaacgaaaaggcagacgctgaagctaaaaatgccttaagcagtgcccctgaagtacgcattgcattttcacgagctgacacgaacgccctgcttcgcggcgtgatgcgcagctacacacttcagcacggGACCAatccggaacggcgacaccagcgacttcacaaatgggacccggaaatgaggttccgcatgccgccttaattgaaacggcaactcacaagtatgatccaccgcattcgtcttggtgtagcgtacaccagacgttacgcacatatcaactgtcgcagtgacaccggtcctaattgtgaacactgtgatgtgccagaaacacttgagcacatattttgttgtttgttgttcacgtgcccagcatacgcacgtgaacgacaaacacttatttcttctactgaactatatcacAGTAAGTCAtcaactgatgagaccatgttgggtccttggccagacaccaacagtaaAACGGCGGTCACAAGaacagttataacctttttggaaacaactggactatgtgcgcggctatgaaatgtgtctcagctagaaagaacactacatactcacctctctatttcaccatcgtcatccattaatctttcttttcctctttcccttcccccagtgtagagtagcaggctagagcaagctatcgctcaggccgacctctctgcctttctgtaaacaaacttacctcctcctccttaCCGACGATGATGACTTAGCTGTTATTTAGTAGACTTGATATTTACGTTCGTGAATATTAGGATACCGCAAAAAACAACGTGTTATGGAGAGTCAGAAAACAATAAAATTATCGCAACGCCTTGAACAATACAGTAGTCATACCTATATATCTCCTTCAGAACCCCCTTGATGTTTTCAAATACCTATTACTAGAAAGCTTGATCCGCAGCGTCAACGCATAGCACAATGCACAGGTATCGCAGAGGGGCTGCAAGAGAAGACAAGTTCTTTAGCATATTAAAGGGGCCCTACTACACTTTTTTTACGCTCTAACCCTGTAATTCCTATGAACCACTATGCCTTCAGAAAAATTGCTAGAGAACGCTGACTGTTTTGCTCTTCGTGTACAGTTCACTTTAAGAAAAATATGAATGAAACTTGTTTTGAGGAATAACCTAATCAGGGATAATTGCAAATACATAACTACTATTGTATAATCTGTAAACCACTGTATATTCTTCATGCTGTCAAATCTGCAATAGCTGCTTTTTATGATACCGATATATAGTAGCTTTATGGAGGTATTATATTCATTGTACCGAATATGATACAGTTGGCATTAAAGTGCTAAAGTATCCTCGTTATTAGTGCACGATGCATCACTAATTACAATCCAGGAAAGATTTTGTAATCTCTCAGTTACGTGTGGAGTCGTAGGTATTCCACGCAAGTTTCAAGCACTTCCTTTTGTGCCAGGGAGCATGCCGAAAGATACGCAGGGAGAGGTTGATAAGGGGTGATAAGATGCGTGTCTTCCTCTCGCACGTCCCGACTTTCGGCAtcttttttgtttcaattttccAACTAGAGGCTTTCATTTAGTGTGATCGCGATAGAGCGTTCGGGCGCCCAGTGGAATCGCTCGGTGGCAACGGGAACCACTCAGCTGACGATGCTCAGAATAAGCCAACCACTGCGGATGTCGGCATAGTGCTCAAAACTTTGTGTATAAGGCATAATTGGTAGATAGAAGAGGGAGGAAGTTCTCGCTGATTCTGAAAAATAGGTGTAAATTCCAGGCCCCTCACCATGCTGTAATGTTTGGCTTGTGTGTTATAGGTAAACTCTAATTcagatcggcagcgttttttggTCACACTGAAAAAGCGTTGCGCGGCCTCTTGAACACTTCGTCGAGGGGTCTTGTTTTCTTGAAGGCAGCAAATGCTTACCCTGTGTATGTATATGGTTTGTACGCCCACCCCAACcaaagcagaaaaagaaagagggcgtGCGAAAAGAGGAGATGGTGCGAGAGTGAAATTTGGGCATGGTGTGCCCAGTTAGGTGTGTAAAAACGAGAGGTAGCAAAGACCAAGAAAAAAATTACGCCTTCTCCCACCAAGGGGCACCATGTGGGGATGCGTAGCAGCGCTTCTGTTTACTTGCGTCTCAATTTGTTTCCGTATGTGTTTCCTCATGTTTCATTTGCGTGTGGAGTTGTGTATATGTGGTGTACCGCGAATGTTACCCCTCCCCCTCGCATTTCTGCGCATTACCATGCCTGCGCCGTAATGTGAACTCCCATAGCTTCTAGAAGAAAGCAACAGCGCGAGTGCGCGCAACATTATAAACGAACACACAGCTGTGGCAGAGAAATAAACGTGAGAGGAGAAATGATAGGCAGTGCTCTACCACCTCTTCGCACCTCCTCGCGTAAGTGGGAGGAGAGAGGGGACAGTTGGTTTATGCGTATGAAGAGTGCTCACGCCACACACAGGATTGAATTCTGCCGTAATCATCCGCGCATCTAAAAGAAAGGTCAGGGGCCAATGTAGGAAGAGGCTTGAAAGGGCTGTGGGCATTTTGCTCAATCGAAGTTTTCAAACGTAAGGACTACAAGACAATGATAGTTTTGTGTTGTTCAAGAACGTCAGAAATTCCAAAAATATATGTCACTGCATTTCTTTGCGTATCTAGTATATTGAATGGCCTCAAGGGCTCCCTTTGAAACGCTTGTAAGTGTTTACTGCAGTGTATAAAACTTGCGAATTAGTCGTTGCTCTATATCATATCTTTCGTTTCGAATAGAAGTTTGACTGAAGTATATAAAGCATGAGGTGACTGACGTGGTGGCCTGTTGCATTAAAATGTTTTCCCAATGCTTTAGGTAATGGCTTGACGATGTCCACATGGTGCAAATTCTATCTCACGTAAACAGGCTATCCTGTTTCGCCGTTGTGTCGTTTGCCAGACTATGAACATTCGAGCGTGTAGGTATCGTTTGAACAAGTGCTGGTGAAGTTAGATTTTATGTGGTGGACATTATTACTTGGGTCACTTTTCACTATAACGCCATATTGAAAGTGTTTGCGACTCTTACATTCTGGACAAGAATAAAGGGCTATGTGGGCATTAGGCTTATTTTTGTATCCAGTCGTTCATTCATTCTTTATTCCCTAAAGGCTCCAAACAGAGAGAGCGTATATTGGTTGGCATTTAAAAGATGAAACACTCTAAGGGTAGAAGAAATGCAGATACTTTTTTTGTAAAAGCAGATGAGCAGGTCGTGTCAGCAACATAAGAGGAAAGGCTGTTGCAGTCTACAGCAACACGGgggaaaaaaggaacaaaaaccTGACTGTGCGCAATATTGGCGAGCGGCATTTAAAGGATGACCTGCGCTTGTGTATGGTGCGAGGGTAAagaaactgtagaaaaatttGTCAAACATTGATAGGCTGGAAATGCGACTGCTGTGAAAAAGGGATGGTAGAAGGAGGTTCTTTTTAGTGTTGATTTGTGATGTTACACGAATATGCTTAGGGAATGCGCGGTTCTTTAAGAAGGAAAAAACGAACCTGATCTCTGTTTGCCTATAGACGACACGGTGCCGTACCTTGCAGAGAATGGGAGAAAGTGAAGAAACAGaatagaaaaagaggaagaagagagAGCACTCACCACACAGGAGTGACAGATAAAAGAAATAGATATGAAAGGGGGCACACTGTTGAagaagtccgaggatggggcacaaCTCTGCAAGAGCTATACGACGTCAGGAGATCGCGGATGGCGGGCCGAATCTGCGAGAGCTACGTTGACGTCTAAGATTGCGAGCAACACAATTTTTCAGCACGGAATCGAGCGAGCAAGTCGTGCTGAGCAAATCAATATAGTGGCATGATTTTGAATGGATTCAAGCAGTGTTGGGGAAGCAATTTTTTTCCACCCCAGATGCAAGACGCGTACTCGAGTTTTGGGTTGACGAAAAATGTTTATTTGGGTCACCGTGTTGGGTTTAAAAAATCCTTGCTTTTTGTGAGCAGGTGATATAACGTTATTATGTGCACACCCATAAAGGTTATTGGTTATACTGACACCTAGGTACAAGACCTTTTGTAGTTCGGGAAGCGCGTTTCTTAGGCGCTCGATACCCGTTAAGATGAGATAACCGTCGCATTATGCCACGATGCTCTTACCTATTGTGGCACGGTGGTGGTTAGT
This region includes:
- the Gasp gene encoding chitin binding Peritrophin-A domain-containing protein Gasp, which translates into the protein MGMLKLSLFGALLAACAPYVAGQKGDDFQCPDQFGFYPHHKSCDKYYACSNGTASLKTCGNGLVFDDVDPLRENCAYPFSVNCGDRTDLEPPISTPNCPRLYGIFPDNHNCRVFFSCWNGESSRYECPPGLAYDNDQRVCVWADLVDRCDQREVAEGFVCPDPAEVDQPGVFTRHAHPTDCRKFYVCIEGQARPYGCSLGTVFNVDSLQCDDPENVQGCENYYGELDVKTLKKTQTHKKGNRQSSSSDEAPSS